The following nucleotide sequence is from Syntrophus gentianae.
GGGGAAGGTGCGTCGACTGTCCTCCATATACTTTCCTTCCCACGACCCTCTTTGCATATTGAACGGGAATTCGCCTCTGCCCGCTCTCGACAAACACAATGACCCCGATAACACTGAGCATCATCACGATAAGGATAATGATCAGAAAAAATCCCATCTCACCCGTCGATAGCAACCGGAAAGTATTTATGATAGCCTCCGGCCCTCGACATACGATACCTGCGAAGATAATCAAGGATATTCCGTTGCCGATACCCTTTTCCGTTATCTGCTCTCCGAGCCACATCAAAAATGCCGTACCGGCCGTTAAGGTCAATACGGTCATCAACCGAAATCCCCATCCTGGCTGAAGAACGATCGATACGCCCGTTGGACCTGCCATGTTCTCCAATCCAACGGATATTCCAAATCCCTGTATGATGCTGAGCCCGACCGTTCCGTACCGGGTATATTGGGTTATCTTTCTTCTTCCCGCTTCCCCTTCCTTGGAAAGCCTTTCCAGATGAGGTATGGCTACGGTAAGCAGCTGAATGATAATGGAGGCGCTGATATACGGCATAATTCCAAGTGCAAAGACAGATAAATTACTCAGCGCTCCACCGGCAAACATGTCAAAGAGCCCCAACAACGATCCCTTGGCCTGTTCAAAATACGCCATTAACGCAGCTGTATCAATACCAGGAGTCGGTATATGAGCCCCGACACGATATACACCCAGCATTAAAAGCGAATAAAGAATCCTCTTTTGTAATTCCGGTATTTTATTAATATTCTTTAAGCCGTCTATCAAATCAGACTACCTCGATAATCGATCCGCCTGCTGCCTCAATCTTCGCTCTCGCACCTGAACTGATCATCGCAATTTTTACGGTCAAAGGATGATCGATTTCCCCTGCTCCAAGAATTTTCACTCTTTCCACGGAATTTTTAATCAGCCGGCTATGCTTTAGTTGTTCCACATCTATGGTAACACCGGTTTCAAACCCATTAAGCGTCTCAACATTGAGCGTAACGATGTCTTTGCAGAGTTTACTCTTGAACCCCCGTTTTGGCAAACGCCGGGACAACGGCATCTGGCCGCCTTCAAATCCATCTCTTACTCCACCTCCGGATCTTGCATTTTGGCCTTTATGCCCCTTACAGGCTGTCCCGCCATGTCCGGAACCCGTTCCTCTTCCGACTCTTTTCTTTTTCTTCCGCGATCCTGCCGGCGGCACCAATTGACTCAGATCCATTATTCCCCTCCCTCAAGTTCCTCGCACATCACAAGATGACTCACCTTGTTTACCATACCTCTTATTTCAGGACTGTCCTTGAGGATAACGACTTTATTGATCTTCAACAGGCCCATGCCTTTGAGAATCTCCCGCTGTTTCGGAGGTCTTCCAATCATACTTTTTTCAAGTGTTATCTTTAGTTTCTTAGTCACTGTGCTGTCCCCTCAATTCTAAAGTTCCGCTACGGTTCTGCCTCTAAGCGCGGCAATCCTGCCCGGGCTTTCCAATCGGCGTAATCCTTCGAGAGTCGCCTTCACAAGGTTATGTGGATTGTGAGAACCTAAACACTTTGTCAGTATGTTATGGATTCCGGCTACTTCCAGCACCGCTCTTACAGCTCCGCCAGCAATCAACCCGGTGCCTTCGGATGCGGGCTTAAGCAGTACACGCCCCGCTCCAAACTTACCAATCACTTCATAGGGTATCGTCCCTTTTTCGATTTCAATTTTCGTCATGCTCTTTTTGGCCTGTTCCATACCTTTTCTGATGGCTTCAGGCACCTCATGCGCTTTACCCAAACCAGCGCCAACAGTCCCATTGCCATCTCCCACCACAACAATAGCACTGAATCGAAATCGTCTTCCACCTTTAACGACTTTGGCAGTTCTGTTTATCGCTATGACCCTGTCCAGAAATTCAACTTCGCCGAAATCTTTCTTATCCAATGATCAATCCCTTTAAAATGAATTAAATTGATTTATTATATTAAACTCTCAACCCTTCTTCCCTAGCGCCGTCAGCTAACGCTTTCACCCTGCCGTGGTACAAATAGCACGACCTGTCGAAGACTGCCTCTTCTATCCCCATGGCTTTAAGCTTTCGGGAAATTTCTCTCCCCACTTCCTTGGCAGCATCAACCTTTTTTACTTCGTGTACCTTACTTTTTATATCTTCATTGACCGTTGAGGCCTGGGCAATGGTTTTCCCCACATTATCGTCCACCGCCTGAACATAAATATGCTTCGAGCTCCTGAATACTGCCAGTCTCGGCCTCTCTGTCGTGCCGTGAATCTTTGCACGCACTCGAGCCTTTCTCTTCTCTCTGATTTCCTGAACTTTTTTCGACGCCAACTTTCTACCTCGCCGGATGACTAATATAGTATGGTTTATTTTATTCTAGACGTCATGCCCCTACAGATTTTCCAACTTTTCTTTTAACTTCTTCACCCGCATATTTGATTCCCTTGCCCTTATACGGCTCAGGCTTTTTAATTCGGCGAATATCAGCAGCGACCTTTCCCACCTTTTCCTTATCAATTCCAGAGAGGACAATCGTTGTCTGCTTCTCAATCTTGCAATCAATTCCTTCGGGCAGGGTATATGTTACAGGGCTTGAAAAACCAATGGTCAATTTCAGATTTTTACCTTCAGCTTCCACCTTGTATCCAACACCCACAATTTCGAGATTCTTCTCATAACCAGTGCTCACACCGGTTACCATATTTTGTATCAGTGTTCTCACCAATCCATGATAAGCACGATCCTGCCGGCTATCTGAGGGTCGTTTCACGACGACTCTTCCATCTTCAAAAAATACATCAATTTTTTCTGGTATGATAGCCGCCAGTTCACCGCGTGGTCCTGCTACCTTTATCGTATTTGCCGTCCGCTCACAGGTTACTTTTGCCGGCAGTTCTATCGGTTTTTTACCAATCCTTGACATGATAACTCTCCTGTCGTTATCCTTTTGCTACACTATATCTTAAATATGATTACCATACCTTGCAAAGTACTTCGCCGCCAATGTTCTTTTCTCTGGCCTCTTTATCCGTAATCACGCCCTTTGATGTGGATATGATGGCGACCCCATATCCATTGAGTACCTTTGGAATCTGATCATACTTAACGTAAATCCTTCTACCTGGTTTACTTACCCTCTGAATATCATTGATGATGGTATTCTTCGTGTCAGGATATTTCAGATAGACGTTAAGAACGTCATAACCCTTCTCATTCTTCTTTATATCATAGCCACCAATATATCCGGCCTTCTTTAAGACTTTCACAATGTTAACGTTTATTTTCGAGTGTAACACCTCTACACTCTTGAAACGAGCTCGGTTTGCATTTCTAATCCTTGTGAGCATATCTGCGATCGGATCGGTCATCCCCATATACCTACTCCTTAAATATATTGACTACCAGCTTGATTTAATCACGCCGGGAATTTCGCCTTTTGACGACAGTTTCCTTAAACATATTCTACACATACCAAATTTCCTGTAATATGCCCTTGGTCTACCGCATATGGAGCATCTATTGTATGTTCTCACAGAATATTTCGGCTCTCTTTTTGCCTTTGCTATCAAGGATTTTTTTGCCACTCCAACTCCTCCGGTTATTTCTCTTCCTCGCTGTTTTCTTAACTTCTGAATGGTACTCCCATATACTTCAGAAGTGCTCTTGCTTCCTCATCCGTGTTTGCACTCGTCACGATGGCGATATTCATTCCCCGAACTTTTTCTATTTTATCGTATTCAATTTCGGGGAAGATAATCTGCTCCTTGACACCGATCGAAAAGTTGCCCCGACCATCAAACGTGTTCGGTGATACACCTCTGAAATCGCGAATTCTCGGAAGCGCCACGTTTATGAATCGGTCAAAAAATTCATACATTCTCTCTCTTCTCAAGGTTACTCTGCATCCAATGGACATTCCTTTTCTCAACTTGAACGTAGCAATGGATTTTTTCGCCTTCGTAATGACGACCTTCTGCCCCGTTATCAGTTCCAGCTCACTCGCCGCCGTCTCAAGAATTTTTACATTCTGGATGGCTTCGCCCAACCCCATATTGACAACAATCTTCTTCATTACCGGAACTTGCATGGGATTGCTGTACCCGAACTGAGAAACCAAAGCAGGAACGACTTCCTTTTTGTAATAATCCTTTAATCTCGCCATTTCACCAATACCTACACATCCAAGATGTCACTGCATTTTTTGCAGATGCGAACTTTCTTCCCATCTTCAATCATCTTTATGCCAATTCTCGTTTCCTTGTTGCATTTTCCACACATAATGCTTACGTTCGAGGCATGAATCGAACCTTCTTTATCGACGATTCCACCTTTTCCCATGGCATTAGCTTTCTGGTGCCGTTTGATCATGTTCAGTTTTTCTATGACGACTCTGTTCTTTTCCTTGATCACGCTCAGGACTTTTCCCGTTTTTCCCTTTTCCTTGCCTGCAGTGACCTTTACCAAGTCGCCTTTTTTCAAATGCTTCAATTGCATTGCCTATTCTCCATCATCTCTTTCACTGTTCAAGCTAATATACCGCAATAATCACAGTACTTCAGGGGCCAGCGATATGATCTTCATGAACTGCTTTGCTCGCAACTCCCGGGCTACTGGACCAAAGATTCTTGTTCCAATCGGCTCCATCTGATTGCTGATCAATACAGCGGAATTATCATCAAATTTTAAATACGACCCATCCGGGCGCCTGACCTCTTTGGCAGTCCGAACGATGACGGCCTTCATGACATCGCCTTTCTTTACCTTAGAGTTCGGCATCGCTTCCTTTACTGCCACAACAATAACGTCGCCAACGCCGGCGTATCTTCTCTTTGAACCCCCTAGCACCTTAATACAGGCGACTTTTTTTGCGCCGGAATTATCTGCCACATTAAGTACCGTTTGCATCTGAATCATAATGCGACTCCATCAACCTTCCCGAGTATTTTCTGACTATTTTGCTTTTTCAACGATATTAAGCATTCTCCATCTCTTCAATCTGCTGAGTGGACGCGATTCCATGATGATCACGGTGTCTCCTACCTGACATTCATTTTTTTCATCATGCACCAGATATTTCACGTGCTTTTTCGTATATTTATGAAAGACCGTATGCTTGACCAGACGTTCTGCTCGAATGACGATTGTTTTGTCCATCTTGTTACTGACGACAACGCCTTTAATGGTCCTTTTCTTGCCTCGTTCGTTCAATGCTATTTAACCCCCTTTTCCCGCAATACCGTTTTCGTCCGGGCGATATCTTTTTTAATCTTTCCAAATGCCGCCGTTGATTCCAGTTGCCCTGATGCACTGCGCATTCTAAGGTTAAAAAGCTCTTCTACCAATTCGTTTTCCTTCTGCCTTATCTCATCAAGGCTCTTATCCCGCCATTCTTTAGCCTTCATCGGTCAACTCCCTAGAAAGAAACCTTGTTCCTATTGGAAGCTTATGTGATGCCAGCCGGAACGCTTCCTTCGCTACATCCTTTGAAACTCCCTCCATCTCATAGAGCACCGTACCCGGTTTTACAACCGCTACCCATTCTTCCGGCGCCCCCTTTCCTTTTCCCATACGCGTTTCGGCTGGTTTCTTTGTTATTGATTTGTGAGGGAATATTCGTATCCATATCTTCCCGCCTCTGCGAACATGACGCGTTATTGCAATTCTGGCTGCTTCAATCTGTCTTGCTGTTATCCAGCCACATTCTTCGGCTTGAAGGCCGAACTCTCCAAAGGAGATTTTGCTGCCCCTTGTTGCAGTCCCTGTCCTGCGTCCTCTTTGCAGCTTCCGATATTTAACTCTTTTTGGCATTAACATGGAACTTATCCCTCTATCGATTCAAACTTTTTCTATATTAAAAGCAGGTTGGGTTTAGGTCCTTTCAATTTCTTTTTTTCCCGGCAGGACCTCACCGTGAAATATCAATACCTTAATTCCGATTTGTCCGTATGCCGTCTTTGCTTCCGTGAAACCGCTGTCTATATCTGCCCTCAATGTATGCAATGGAACTCTTCCTTCACGATACCACTCCGTCCGTGACATCTCAGCTCCCCCCAACCTTCCCGAGCAACTGACTCGAATCCCTTTCGCTCCGAATTTCAGGGCAGTCAGAACACACTTTTTCATGGCCCTCCGAAAGGCAATCCTACGCTCCAACTGCATCGCAATATTTTCTGCAACAAGTTGCGCATCTATCTCCGGTTTCCTGACTTCCAGAATATTGATGATGATCTCACTTGTTGATACATTCTCCAGGTCTTTCTTCAGTTTTTCAATCTCTGCACCCTTTTTCCCGATAATAATCCCGGGACGTGCTGCATAGATATTTACTTTCGCTTTATTGACCGCCCTTTCGATGTCAATATGAGAGATCCCCGCATGATACAACTTCTTCTTGAGGTAACGACGAATTTCGAGATCTTCATAAAGCATTGACCGATAATTTTTATCGGCGTACCACCGAGAGTTCCAGTTCTTATTGATCCCCAATCTCAGACCGATAGGATTAACCTTCTGCCCCAATCTAACACCTCCCACACGTTACTTTTCGTCAAGAATAACGGTAATATGACTCATTCTTTTCTTGATTGATGCAGCTCGGCCCTGAGCCCTTGCACGCCATCGTTTCAATGAAGGTCCTTGATCGACCATCACTTCTTTTACATATAATATATTTTCATCGATATTCGGATTCTGTGTAGCGTTTGCAACTGCCGATTTGAGAACTTTTCCTACTATCTCTCCAGACCTCTTCTGAGAATAGTTAAGGATCACTCTCGCATCTTCCACCTTTTTGCCGCGTATCAGATCTACAACCAACCTCGCCTTTTGAGGTGATATTCTGATATATTTTGCTACCGCTTTCGCTTCCATATTTTCCGTCTCTAAGATCTTAACTTATATAGTACCGTCAAATTTTTATATTTCCTATTTCCGCACTTTGGACTTTCTGTCACCTGCATGACTGAAGAATATTCTCGTGGGTGAAAATTCACCCAGTTTATGGCCAACCATATTCTCAGTTACGAATACTGGTATAAATTTCTTCCCATTATGCACAGCGAAGGTATTTCCTATCAAATCAGGGGTTATTGTTGACCGGCGGGACCATGTTTTAATCACATTCTTATTCCCCGACGAAACAGCCTTTCTAACCTTATCAAGAAGCTTTTCATCAACAAACGGACCTTTTTTGATTGATCTTGCCACTGCTTATCCCCTTCTCTTTACGATGTATTTATCTGTACCCTTATTGGTTCTCGTTTTATGCCCTTTTGTTGGTACGCCCCAGGGAGTACAGGGATGTCTTCCACCCGATGATCGCCCTTCGCCACCCCCCATAGGATGGTCGACCGGATTCATGACAACGCCCCTTACCTTTGGTCTCTTCCCAGTCCATCGGGTTCGGCCGGCTTTCCCTATACTGATGTTTTCGTGTTCGTTATTTCCAACCTGACCGATCGTGGCTCGACAATCAATGAAAATCTTCCTCACTTCTCCGGAAGGCAATCTCACCTGCGCGTAACTCCCTTCCTTTGCCATTAACTGCCCGTAAGTTCCCGCACTTCTTATAAGCTGCCCGCCTTTTCCCACTTTAAGTTCAATATTATGGATGAGAGAGCCAACCGGGATATTCTTAAGCGGCAGTGCATTGCCAGCTTTGATGTCCGCCTTCTCGCCACTGAGGATCTTCTCTCCGAGTTCGATTTTGGCCGGGGCTAGAATGTATCTCTTTTCCCCATCTTCATAATTAATCAAGGCGATTCTTGCGGACCTGTTCGGGTCGTATTCTATCGATGCAATCCTGCCGGGTACATCCAGCTTTTCTCTTTTGAAATCAATGAATCGATAACGCCTTTTATGCCCGCCACCAACATGCCTGCTCGTAATTCTCCCGAAGTTATTTCGACCACCTGTTTTTTTTATGGTTTTTAGAAGGCTCTTTTGCGGTGAATCTGAAGTAATTTCTTCAAACGTAGAGCAAGTCTGATATCTTCTACCTGGTGAAGTTGGTTTATATTTTCTGATCGCCATCCGTTTATGCCCCTTCTCTATACACCGTATATGTCAATCGAATTTCCAGGGGAAAGCGTTATGACTGCTTTTTTCCAGTCCTTTCTTTTCCCCATCGTCCGTCCCATTCTTTTTTTCTTGCCTTTAATATTTATGACATGAACATCATCAACAACAACCTTCAGAAGCTTTTCCGCAGCTTTACGAATCTCGATCTTGTTCGCTCTGGAATCTACTTCGAAATAATACTTATTTTTTTCATCCTTCTCGATGGTGCTCTTCTCAGTCACCAACATTCTTTTAAGGATCGAATGCATTTCCATCATGATAGCAGCGCCCCTTCCAATTTCTTAACAGCCGGCTCCAGAATGACGAGGTGTTCATGATTCAGAACATCATAAACATTAATGCCTTCGGACCTGATCATCTTGATTCCTTCTATATTTCTGGAAGACTTTTCCAGAAATTCGTTTCTCTCGTCCGTAACAAACAATGCCTTCTTCAATCCAAACCGATCCACGACTTCCTGAAACTTTTTCGTTTTTATTTCTTCCAGCGGAAAATCCTTCAAGACGACCAGCTTCTGTCCCTGATACTTCATACTCAATACGGATCGCAAGGCACTCTTTCTGATCTTTTTCGGAACTTTATATTTGTAATCTCTCTGCACTGGTCCGAACACGATTCCGCCACCACGCCATATGGGTGATCTGCTCGTTCCTGCACGGGCCCGTCCTGTCCCCTTTTGCCGCCAGGGCTTCTTGCCACCGCCACTTACATCACTCCGACCTTTGGTCGCTGCCGTACCCAAGCGCCGTGACGCCATCTGCATTCTCACTACGTCATAAACAACCGCATCATTAACTTCAGCACCAAACACGGCATCACTAAGCTCGATCTCGGACACTTTATTTTTAGCAATGTCATATACTTCAGCAACCAACATCTTATTTCCCCTCAAATAGCATACTCTCAAGACTTAACAGAGTTTTTTATGAATAGATAGCCGTTTCGCGCTCCGGGAACCGCACCCTTTATCAGCATGATATTTCTTTCGGACCGGATGCTCCAGATCATAAGGTTCTTCACGGTCTTCTGCTCGTTTCCCATTTGACCGGGCAGCTTTTTACCTTTCATTACCCGTGATGGATAGGCACTCGCGCCAATGGAGCCGGGAGCCCGATGGAACATCGATCCATGTGTGGATCTTCCTCCGCCGAAACCATGCCGCTTGATGACACCGGCGAACCCCTTTCCCTTGGTTATACCGGTTATGTCAACACTGTCGCCGATCTCGAAAATATCCACCGTGACTTCCTGACCCAATTCATATTCATCAATCGAGTCCGGGCGCATTTCCTTCAGGATACGGAAGTATCCCTTATTGGCCTTGTCAAAATGGCCCTGCAGCGGCTTGGTAACCTTATTCTGCTTAATTCTTCCATAACCGAGTTGAACTGCATCATAACCATCTTTCTCTGCAGTTTTTTTCTGAATCACTACCGATGGTTCAACCTCAACGACCGTAACCGGAACAGCAGCCCCATCCTCGGCAAATACCTGCATCATTCCGACTTTCCTGCCAATGATCATCTTTTTCATCAGATCCACTTTATCGTCTACATTTATTTTTTAAACGTTTGTTGCCTAAGACCACCAGCACAATCTGTTCAACAGATCCCGCACGCTGCTTGTCCCGAGCCTAAGCCTTGATTTCCACATCCACGCCCGCCGACAAGTCGAGCTTCATCAGTGCATCTACCGTGGATTGCGTTGGCTCGATAATGTCAATCAATCTTTTGTGCGTTCTTATTTCAAATTGCTCTCTTGATTTCTTGTCGACATGCGGGGAACGATTCACACAATATTTGTTGATTTCTGTGGGAAGCGGCACAGGACCCGCAACCCGGGCTCCCGTGCGCCTCGCTGTCTCCACAATCTCTTCCACCGAGCGATCAAGTAATTTATAATCGTACGCTCTTAGACGAATCCTTATCTTCTGATCTTTCATGTTATCGTTCGACCCAATATCTCATCAAGTATTCAATCAATTAGTTATTCGATGACTTTGCTGACAACGCCGGCACCGACCGTTCTTCCACCTTCCCGGATAGCAAAGCGCAGTTGCTCTTCCATGGCAATAGGCGTGATCAAAGTCACTTCCATCTCCACATTATCTCCAGGCATAACCATCTCTACGCCTTCGGGCAATTTGGCCACACCGGTCACATCTGTCGTTCTGAAGTAGAACTGCGGACGATAGCCGGTAAAGAAGGGGGTATGCCTTCCACCTTCCTCCTTGGTCAAGACGTAAACCTGAGCCATGAACTTCGTGTGCGGGGTAATGGAAGCCGGTTTGGCAACGACCTGGCCTCTTTCGACATCTTCCCGTTTAATTCCCCGGAGCAGCAAGCCGACATCGTCACCGGCTCTTCCCTCATCCAAGGTCTTGCGGAACATCTCAACACCCGTGCAGACTGTCTTCTGGGTCGCACGGACACCGACGATTTCCACTTCTTCACCGGTTTTGACGATACCCCGGTCAATTCTTCCCGTAACAACGGTACCGCGGCCGGAAATCGTGAAGACATCGCCGACAGGCATGAGAAATGGTTTATCCAGAGCTCGTTCGGGCTCGGGGATATAGCTATCAACGGCATCCATCAGGGCATAGATGGACTTTACGTCAGGATCTTCAGCACTTTCACTTTCAAGAGCCTTTAAAGCCGATCCTCGAATGATGGGGATATCATCGCCGGGGAATTCGTATTCGTTCAGCAGTTCTCTCAATTCCAGTTCAACCAGATCAAGAAGCTCAGGATCATCCACAAGGTCTACCTTGTTCATGTAAACCACGATATAGGGAACCTGCACCTGCCTCGCAAGAAGGATATGTTCACGGGTCTGCGGCATGGGACCGTCCGAAGCTGCAACCACGAGAATCGTCCCGTCCATATGCGCTGCACCGGAAATCATATTTTTGATGTAGTCGGCATGCCCCGGGCAGTCCACATGGGCATAATGACGTTTGTCCGTCTCGTATTCCACATGGGCGATATTGATCGTGACGCCTCTTTCTTTCTCTTCGGGTGCGTTGTCAATCGAATCAAAGGCTCGAAATTCGGCTAAGCCCTTTTTTGCAAGCCACTTTGTGATCGCAGCTGTCAAAGTGGTTTTGCCATGATCGACGTGTCCAATGGTTCCAATATTTAAGTGCGGCTTCGTCCTTTCAAATTTCTTCTTAGC
It contains:
- the rpsJ gene encoding 30S ribosomal protein S10 — protein: MKDQKIRIRLRAYDYKLLDRSVEEIVETARRTGARVAGPVPLPTEINKYCVNRSPHVDKKSREQFEIRTHKRLIDIIEPTQSTVDALMKLDLSAGVDVEIKA
- the tuf gene encoding elongation factor Tu, producing the protein MAKKKFERTKPHLNIGTIGHVDHGKTTLTAAITKWLAKKGLAEFRAFDSIDNAPEEKERGVTINIAHVEYETDKRHYAHVDCPGHADYIKNMISGAAHMDGTILVVAASDGPMPQTREHILLARQVQVPYIVVYMNKVDLVDDPELLDLVELELRELLNEYEFPGDDIPIIRGSALKALESESAEDPDVKSIYALMDAVDSYIPEPERALDKPFLMPVGDVFTISGRGTVVTGRIDRGIVKTGEEVEIVGVRATQKTVCTGVEMFRKTLDEGRAGDDVGLLLRGIKREDVERGQVVAKPASITPHTKFMAQVYVLTKEEGGRHTPFFTGYRPQFYFRTTDVTGVAKLPEGVEMVMPGDNVEMEVTLITPIAMEEQLRFAIREGGRTVGAGVVSKVIE